One stretch of Mycolicibacterium fallax DNA includes these proteins:
- a CDS encoding ABC-F family ATP-binding cassette domain-containing protein, protein MAHLLGAEALHLQYPTRVVFDAVSLGIDDGDRIGIVGRNGDGKSSLMGMLTGAITPDGGRVTRRGGLRVGALAQADILNDDATVAGVLVGDRAEHEWAGEARIRDVVAGLVADIGWHARIGTLSGGQRRRVQLAALLIEDWDVLALDEPTNHLDVEGITWLAGHLKTRWPRNTGGLLLVTHDRWFLDEIATVTWEVHDGIVEPFDGGYAAYVLQRVERDRIAAASEAKRQNLMRKELAWLRRGAPARTSKPKFRIDAANALIADVPPIRNGVELAKLATARLGKDVIDLLDASVAFDGRIVLRDIEWRIAPGERTGILGANGAGKSTLLGLIAGTVPPSSGRVKRGKTVRLSVLDQQAGVLAEVEDDLVREVVGRLRTDYTVDGKETTPTQLLERLGFDRAQLSTRVRELSGGQRRRLQLMLTLLEEPNVLILDEPTNDVDTDMLTATEDLLDSWPGTLIVVSHDRYLLERVTDQQFAVLDGRLRHLPGGIEEYLALAAARGPSTGTGQVAPAPAAGLSGAELRAVEKEIASIDRSLVKLAEKIAAKHQQLAEHDQSDHVGLGSLTAQLRALEDQVTDAETRWLELSEQLG, encoded by the coding sequence ATGGCACATCTGCTTGGCGCCGAAGCCCTACACCTGCAATACCCGACCCGGGTCGTGTTCGACGCGGTGTCCCTCGGGATCGACGACGGCGACCGGATCGGCATCGTCGGGCGCAACGGCGACGGCAAATCGTCGCTGATGGGCATGCTGACCGGGGCGATCACCCCGGACGGCGGCCGGGTCACCCGGCGCGGCGGGTTGCGCGTCGGGGCGCTGGCGCAGGCCGACATCCTCAACGACGACGCCACCGTGGCCGGCGTGCTGGTCGGCGACCGCGCCGAGCACGAGTGGGCCGGGGAAGCCCGGATCCGCGACGTGGTGGCCGGTCTGGTCGCCGACATCGGCTGGCACGCCCGGATCGGCACGCTCTCGGGCGGGCAGCGCCGCCGGGTGCAGTTGGCCGCGCTGCTGATCGAGGACTGGGACGTGCTGGCACTGGACGAGCCGACCAACCACCTCGACGTCGAAGGCATCACCTGGCTGGCCGGGCATCTGAAGACCCGGTGGCCGCGCAACACCGGCGGGCTGCTGCTGGTCACCCACGACCGCTGGTTCCTCGACGAGATCGCCACCGTCACCTGGGAGGTGCACGACGGCATCGTCGAACCGTTCGACGGTGGCTACGCGGCGTATGTGCTGCAGCGGGTGGAACGCGACCGGATCGCCGCGGCCAGCGAGGCCAAGCGGCAGAACCTGATGCGCAAGGAGCTGGCCTGGCTGCGCCGAGGCGCCCCGGCGCGCACCTCCAAACCGAAGTTCCGGATCGACGCCGCCAACGCCCTGATCGCCGACGTGCCGCCGATCCGCAACGGCGTCGAGCTGGCCAAGCTGGCCACCGCCCGGCTCGGCAAGGACGTCATCGACCTGCTGGACGCGTCGGTCGCCTTCGACGGCCGCATCGTGCTGCGCGACATCGAGTGGCGGATCGCCCCCGGCGAGCGCACCGGGATCCTGGGGGCCAACGGGGCGGGCAAGTCGACGCTGCTCGGCCTGATCGCCGGGACGGTGCCGCCGTCGTCGGGCCGGGTCAAGCGCGGCAAGACGGTGCGGCTGTCGGTGCTCGACCAGCAGGCCGGGGTGCTCGCCGAGGTGGAGGACGACCTGGTCCGCGAGGTGGTCGGGCGGCTGCGCACCGACTACACCGTGGACGGCAAGGAAACGACCCCGACCCAGCTGCTGGAGCGGCTCGGGTTCGACCGGGCCCAGCTGTCCACCCGGGTCCGCGAGCTCTCCGGCGGGCAACGCCGGCGGCTGCAGCTGATGCTGACGCTGCTGGAGGAGCCCAACGTGCTGATCCTCGACGAGCCGACCAACGACGTCGACACCGACATGCTGACCGCCACCGAGGATCTGCTGGACTCCTGGCCGGGCACCCTGATCGTCGTCTCGCACGACCGCTACCTGCTGGAGCGGGTCACCGACCAGCAGTTCGCGGTGCTCGACGGGCGGCTGCGGCACCTGCCCGGCGGCATCGAGGAGTACCTGGCGCTGGCCGCCGCGCGGGGACCCTCGACCGGGACCGGGCAGGTGGCACCGGCGCCGGCGGCCGGGCTGTCCGGCGCCGAGCTGCGCGCGGTGGAAAAGGAGATCGCGTCGATCGACCGGTCACTGGTCAAGCTGGCCGAGAAGATCGCCGCCAAGCACCAGCAGCTGGCCGAGCACGACCAGTCCGATCACGTCGGGCTGGGGTCCCTGACCGCGCAGTTGCGGGCGCTGGAGGACCAGGTCACCGATGCCGAGACCCGCTGGCTGGAGCTGTCCGAGCAGCTGGGCTGA